The genomic window TGCACGTCGAGCCGCCCCGGCCGCAGCACGGCCGGGTCCACGCCGTCCTTGCCTCCGCTCATGGTGAACACCATCACGCGCTCCTCGCCGCAGCACGAGGAGAGCCCGTCCATGAAGCTGAGCACACGCGcagtcctcgccgccgccgtctcgccgtcgccgttgccgcTGCCACCGCGCAGGTAGCGGTCGAGGTCCTCCACGAGGATGAGCGACCGCGGGGTGGTGTCCAGAAGCAGGGCGCGGAGGTCGTCGCAGCCGCCGCGGGACAGGTCGATGTCGTAGACGTCGTATCCCAGGAACCTCGCCATCGCGGCGGCGAACGTGGACTTGCCCGTGCCGGGAGCGCCGTAGAGCAGGTAGCTCCTGCGCCAGACGCGGCCGAGGCGGTGGTAGTACGCGCGGCCCTTGAGGAAGCTCTCCAGGTCGGCGCGGACGCGGGCCTTGAGGTCCGGGTCCATGGCCACCGTGTCGAGCGTGGCCGGGTGGGTGAAGGGCGCGGACGTCCACCGCGGCGCGCAATCGCCGGTGGCGTTGGCGTAGAGCCGCAGCTCGCGGCGGCGCGCCTCCATCTCGTCGGCGACGGACTCGAGGTGCTGCAGGTAGGGCCGCAGCACGCGTGTGCGGTCGTGGCGGCGCACGCGCAGCACGAGGCGGCCGTCCCCGGCGTTGGTCCACGCGAGGCGCGCGCCCAGGAAGGCGTCCCGCGCGGTGTGGCCCGGCCCCAGCTGCAGCGCGAAGTCGTTGCTCTTGGCCGCCGACGACAGCACGCAGGCGGCGTCCGCGTCCTCGAGCGACGGCAGCGACGCCACGTACGCCGCCGCCTTCCGGAACAGCGGGttctccgcgccgccgccgtccccggCGAGGCGCGGCACCTCATAGTACTGGTACGCCTGCGCCCACTCGTCCGCCCACCGCCACGCCCGCCGCAGCGCGTGCGCCGCCGACTTGTACGACAGCACCAGCCGCAGCGCCACCACCGCCAGCGCCCCGTAGACCAGGGCCCCGATCACCCCTccgacgccgccgccgtccgGCCCCATCGCGGCGCGCGCCCCcggccttcccttcccttccctactCCGTAGCGAACGGAACCCGCCGTTGGCTGTTGCTGCCTCCTGCTTTTGATCCGGTCACGTCGGTTCGTCTGTTTCGGCGAGCGGAGTAGAGGGGAGAGGAGATCGGAATGTTGCTTTAAGGGCGCCCAGCCCCGAGACTCGTCGTGCGGTCGCGGATATGGTGCGGCGTGGGCACGTGGCGTGCGCGGGGTCAAAGAAGGCGGAGCAGCGGAAGGCCGCGGCCTGCAGAGGCGGGCGTAGTAGCCGAGGTGGATTCGTGTGGTTTCGTCGGTCGGCATCGGCTTTCCAGTGGTTTGGACTCGTTCGATCCGGCCTGCGCGAGTTCGTGTCCGGGTGCACCGGTGCAGGAGTGGTGGAGGCGTTCGGTGTGGTTGGACCAGCCGAACGGACAGGTCACGACTCACTGGTGGTGGTTGACGAGTTCCTGAACTTGCTACGTGCCAATGCCACAAAAATCTCGAGTGCCTTGCCGTCAATTTTTAGGACAGCGTTTGTGTGTAAGTAATTCGAGTTTATCTTCTCATCGGATCGGCGGTATTATTCTGATTTGAATCTTTGGTGCGAACTCCGGACTCGTGTGGATTGGACGTGCCGTGTGATTAACAACTTGCTAGTGACAAACGTGTCGTCTGGCATACATTGATACATACAGCCAAATACGGCAGAGCTAGCTGTTACCGGAGATTTGCCAGATTAAGAGCTGGCTGGGATACCAAATCATCATCGTTTAGAGGAGTATAATGGTTGCTTCGGCCTGATTCGATGCGATATATGATTCTAATTCTATCAGCAACACCGAATGGAAAAACTCCACACTTGCCCTAACAGTCCTTTTGGAAGGGCGTTTAAAGAAGATACGTACTTACTCCTACTGAACATACTGATTAGGACGCGTTCGTATGCCATGACCTGTCAACCTCCCGTCAAAAAACTTGAAAACAATCTTCGATCAAGtttgcttcctcaactgccagttTGCCTGGTTTTCTTTGTGATGATCACGTCGTTCTCTGCTGGGCTCACATAGTATAGCGCGTATTATATTTGCAAAAAGAAATGTTAAACTTAAATCTCGGCGTCAAACTGCATGCTTGTTATTTTAGGAACATTTTTGTTCAACAACACACACTTGAGTGCATTTTTATGGCAACTGCTAAAAACAGCCATGGAATGGAATTAAGAAAAAGGAAGCGTTCTTCGAACTAGTATTTCCTCGCCCAGCCATCAGGCAGGCCCGGGTATATTCTTCCATTGCTCCACCTGAACCCTATCGCTGACTTGATTAGACCGTGGCAATGGTCACAGCACATCGGCTATAAATATCAAAAGAAATGCATTGCGTACAAGTGTGTTTCCTAGTCATGAACCAGCACTCCAGCAGGTTTCCTTTgaacatttttcttcttctttttttttaaaaaaaagaaagaaaactaCTAGCTCAACGAGCCCACCCAAGATCGATCGGTAGTTGAGCTCTGGTAACCCAACAACAGTTCTTACCACCCATCCACTACGCCCAACTCGGAAGCCCCCAAAAGCAACGTGGTCAATATGCGTCGCATGCCACCTCAACTGAAAAGTCGCCGACGTGAGCTTGTCTCGGAGGAGACACAGCACGCTACGAAAGCGGTCACGCCTAACCGGTGTTAGGTGTAGGTCCGGAGACGTGGGGGAAGCGCGCGCGCATCTTCGCTTGGTTGGCGCGGGCACCTTGGGTTGCTGAATGCTGGCACGGGAGCCCGATCCGGGGACggacggcgcggcgcgggcgaagCGAAGGCCCCAAACGTGGTCCGAGCCTGCGGATGGGGATCCCGCGTCCGCGTCCAGGCTCGCTGGCCGCGCGCTGCTGCGGCTGCCACGTCTGGGGTTCCCCGGTCGCTTTCGACCCCGCTCCCGGGCGAATTTTCGCCGCCAGAGCGGCAAGCCCACGACGGCCGCGAGAGCGAGAGGGACCGGGGGCTGGACGGCCGAATCGTCGCGGGATGGTCTCTGATTCTGGATGGCCGTCCCGTCCTGGTCGATCAGCAGCCGGCGGAGCGGTCTTTGTACGTACTCCTCTCCTGCTAGCTCCTGCGGTTCGGTCG from Miscanthus floridulus cultivar M001 unplaced genomic scaffold, ASM1932011v1 fs_79_1_2, whole genome shotgun sequence includes these protein-coding regions:
- the LOC136533180 gene encoding AAA-ATPase At2g46620-like, which codes for MGPDGGGVGGVIGALVYGALAVVALRLVLSYKSAAHALRRAWRWADEWAQAYQYYEVPRLAGDGGGAENPLFRKAAAYVASLPSLEDADAACVLSSAAKSNDFALQLGPGHTARDAFLGARLAWTNAGDGRLVLRVRRHDRTRVLRPYLQHLESVADEMEARRRELRLYANATGDCAPRWTSAPFTHPATLDTVAMDPDLKARVRADLESFLKGRAYYHRLGRVWRRSYLLYGAPGTGKSTFAAAMARFLGYDVYDIDLSRGGCDDLRALLLDTTPRSLILVEDLDRYLRGGSGNGDGETAAARTARVLSFMDGLSSCCGEERVMVFTMSGGKDGVDPAVLRPGRLDVHIHFTMCDFEGFKALASNYLGLKDHKLYPQVEEGFHAGARLSPAELGEIMLANRGSPSRALRTVISALQHVAPSPSSAQPQRTSTAARPPRLTSRLSGHLDGASAAASEEASTAEHSPRGGGGGGFAKDAPIREIKKLYGLIKYRSRKDAGVVPVDDSAASPNGRGSDVSSEKDR